The following proteins come from a genomic window of Clostridium cylindrosporum DSM 605:
- a CDS encoding M20 metallopeptidase family protein: protein MKEYLDLSRKHFEKMKKIRRCLHSNPEIDRDLPYTCSLVKDELNSLDINYKTFENSGIIGQIGSRNDNIIALRADMDALEVVDLKNVDYKSQKNGIMHACGHDAHTAIQLGAAAILKELQEDLKGSVRLIFQPAEETDGGAKDMIEYGALEDVNAVIGLHVCEAMNTGNIGIKKGVVAAASNPFKIIVNGKGSHGASPANGIDAIVIACKVVENLQVLVSRETSATDSAVITVGKIKGGTAPNAVASKVEIEGIIRTLGNDLRQKTVRRVKEVAEFTAKMYGATVEVLIEEGYPSYDNDDNLFYFLSSSLNNSDEVKYVELNKPSMGVEDFAYYSQKVPSLYYRLGCRSEDKGIIHPAHGSYFDIDEECLIYGAAVQAMCAVELLKVNM, encoded by the coding sequence ATGAAGGAGTATTTAGATTTATCTAGAAAACACTTTGAAAAGATGAAGAAAATAAGAAGATGTCTTCATAGTAATCCTGAAATAGATAGGGATTTACCATATACTTGTTCACTTGTTAAAGATGAACTAAACAGTTTAGACATCAATTACAAAACATTTGAAAACTCAGGTATAATTGGACAGATAGGATCAAGAAATGATAATATTATAGCCTTAAGAGCTGACATGGATGCTCTAGAGGTCGTAGATCTTAAGAATGTTGATTATAAATCTCAGAAAAATGGAATAATGCACGCATGTGGACATGATGCTCACACAGCTATTCAATTAGGTGCAGCTGCTATTTTAAAAGAACTTCAAGAAGACCTTAAAGGGTCTGTTAGATTAATATTTCAGCCTGCTGAAGAAACAGATGGTGGAGCTAAGGATATGATTGAATATGGGGCTCTTGAGGATGTTAATGCTGTAATAGGTCTTCATGTATGTGAGGCAATGAATACTGGAAATATTGGAATTAAAAAGGGGGTAGTAGCAGCAGCTTCTAACCCATTTAAAATAATAGTAAATGGTAAAGGATCCCATGGGGCTAGTCCTGCAAATGGAATAGATGCTATAGTTATAGCGTGTAAGGTAGTAGAAAATCTTCAAGTATTAGTTTCAAGGGAAACATCTGCAACAGATAGTGCGGTTATAACTGTTGGAAAGATTAAAGGTGGAACAGCACCTAATGCTGTTGCAAGTAAAGTTGAGATTGAAGGTATTATTAGAACTCTTGGAAATGATTTAAGACAAAAAACAGTAAGAAGAGTTAAAGAAGTTGCTGAATTTACCGCTAAAATGTATGGAGCTACTGTAGAAGTTCTAATAGAAGAAGGTTATCCATCCTATGATAATGATGATAATTTATTCTACTTTTTATCATCTAGCTTAAATAATAGTGATGAAGTAAAATATGTAGAACTTAATAAGCCTAGCATGGGTGTTGAGGATTTTGCATATTACTCTCAAAAGGTTCCATCACTATATTATAGGTTAGGGTGTAGAAGTGAAGATAAGGGTATTATACATCCTGCACATGGAAGTTATTTTGACATTGATGAGGAGTGTTTAATTTATGGTGCAGCTGTACAAGCTATGTGTGCAGTAGAGCTTCTAAAAGTTAATATGTAA